From Zingiber officinale cultivar Zhangliang chromosome 5B, Zo_v1.1, whole genome shotgun sequence, the proteins below share one genomic window:
- the LOC121986654 gene encoding probable LRR receptor-like serine/threonine-protein kinase At1g67720: MEINYGSLDALTMESFVSHYPKEVWAQEGGDPCLPAPWSWVQCNSDPQPQIVSIRLSGRNLTGNIPAELASLTGLVELWLDGNVLCGHIPALGACLSLRNIHLENNKLTGDLSFLDGLSNLQELTNSSMK, encoded by the exons ATGGAGATAAATTATGGATCCCTAGACG CACTGACCATGGAAAGCTTTGTATCACATTACCCAAAAGAAGTTTGGGCACAAGAAGGTGGAGATCCATGCTTACCAGCTCCATGGTCATGGGTTCAATGTAATTCAGATCCGCAACCACAAATTGTTTCAAT TAGACTATCAGGGAGAAATTTGACGGGGAATATACCTGCAGAGCTTGCTAGTTTAACTGGCCTAGTCGAATT ATGGCTTGATGGAAACGTGCTTTGTGGCCATATACCTGCTCTCGGTGCATGCTTAAGTCTTAGAAACAT TCACCTTGAGAACAATAAGTTAACTGGTGATCTATCATTTTTGGATGGCCTATCAAATTTACAAGAACT CACCAACTCCAGCATGAAGTAA